In Melitaea cinxia chromosome 11, ilMelCinx1.1, whole genome shotgun sequence, a genomic segment contains:
- the LOC123658113 gene encoding uncharacterized protein LOC123658113, with translation MLKILVFCLVVVSALSAEILTHATLDKEVRFKPEGEEAIETHAIYKKQSNPEPKHHPVYRAEEHQNEGRAKIEPVRPRDPVINHDMLADEPVSVSASEVNRNDNIYGFPGPIEVAYPDVPYAPGYPYGHGYSALNNYDLYGNSDYLMEPDTSSLGLLWSQVPDSRTMVSYAARTISWMFSSIFVLMLGSLLTVGVCSYTNLCQITFNGVGPIHEEMRSLITPERLEKISSAADFVKTAINKYQKIQNVPEPGTRKRRTIFF, from the exons TAGTTTTCTGTTTGGTAGTGGTATCAGCCTTATCAGCTGAAATACTAACACACGCAACATTGGATAAGGAAGTACGGTTTAAACCAGAAGGCGAGGAAGCGATCGAAACCCACGCTATTTATAAGAAGCAGTCAAATCCTGAACCAAAACATCATCCAGTGTATAGAGCAGAGGAGCATCAGAATGAAGGTCGTGCAAAAATTGAGCCAGTCAGGCCTAGAGATCCTGTCATAAATCATGACATGTTAGCTGATGAACCAGTCTCGGTATCGGCTTCAGAAGTTAACAGAAAC GATAATATTTATGGCTTTCCTGGCCCGATCGAAGTGGCATACCCTGATGTGCCGTATGCTCCTGGTTATCCATATGGACACGGATACTCTGCATTAAATAA CTATGATCTCTACGGAAACAGTGATTATCTTATGGAACCGGATACGTCTTCACTTGGACTTCTATGGAGTCAAGTACCTGATTCAAGG ACTATGGTAAGTTACGCTGCGAGAACTATCAGTTGGATGTTTAGTAGCATTTTTGTCTTAATGCTCGGTTCTTTGCTCACGGTTGGAGTTTGTAGTTATACAAATCTTTGTCAAATTACTTTTAATGGAGTTGGTCCGATTCATGAAGAAATGAGATCTCTGATAACACCGGAACGCTTAGAAAAAATTAGTAGCGCAGCTGATTTCGTGAAGACGGCTATTAATAAGTATCAGAAGATTCAAAATGTTCCCGAACCGGGTACAAGGAAACGACgaacaattttcttttaa